One Channa argus isolate prfri chromosome 15, Channa argus male v1.0, whole genome shotgun sequence DNA segment encodes these proteins:
- the LOC137100589 gene encoding uncharacterized protein has translation MQILHLLLLYLSHCKKSQNHRADVQRFFTMTLTTCVMLLLLPAIFGQRDVTPNITLHPAWENGFWATPVRLICTLSGFFPDKWDVEWKKDNRALSIGETKQKLRTMVGVEETYSLSSEIKPNIGEWEKGSDFTCSSKLNTALTKTINICNVHSASPPSIHVETPSFKTVMMATSEVTATCSVQSDFDAKVTWLMDGRAAQSNTVTQNRNMTIIISTLRVSSSQWKGLNRVTCRAEHKCFSTTEKNVDVAGPAVTAPSVEIRRSLPDLLKGNSVVLVCDVTQLSSSDLYITFQANNADISEKLYVDLPESPGPHSVSRTFSVPSNHWKKGTSFTCTVNQGFSRNFKSQSTGNIFVDPSVELLVVPSEESGPQKLSCSGSGINPQIQWFSKTQQRSSSTNDISVGADGRVTVTSQLHVPQAEWKTGKVFTCEVSERSLSPKVRKDISFCSFHSASPPSIHVETPSFKTVMMATSVVTATCSVQSDFDAKVTWLMDGRAAQSNTVTQDRNMTHIISTLRVSSSQWKGLNRVTCRAEHKCFSVSEKTVNVAGPAVTAPSVEIRRSLPDLLKGNSVVLVCDVTQLSSSDLYITFQANNADISEKLYVDLPESPGPHSVSRTFSVPSNHWKKGTSFTCTVNQGFSRNFKSQSTGNIFVDPSVELLVVPSEESGPQKLSCSGSGFNPQIQWFFETQQRSSSTHDISVAADGRVTVTSQLHVPQAEWKTEKVFTCEVSDRSLSTKVRKDISLFSASMSCDAKKREDHMPSIRVTLNRPSPKEMFNNKQAVLECVITGQNKTIVNEAEIKWQIDGKNVIGTSEPTKPDGKEHSKSSTLTRSPTEWAKVNKVSCSAVREDMTPVIRELTVNKGDGSEPKVIVLPQENMNNPSEITLMCLVSSPVLQDYYITWSEDEGHSNRNYVDGINFPPQKTQSLYLVTSVYTTTKQKWDNITMFNCNIWPAGRNEAMEPHGVSKGQDCSCECDK, from the exons ATGCAAATTCTTCATCTCTTACTTCTTTATTTATCTCACTGCAAGAAAAGTCAAAACCACAGAGCTGATGTACAGCGATTTTTCACCATGACTCTGACTACATGTGTGATGCTTCTACTACTACCAGCCATTTTTG GACAACGGGACGTCACTCCAAACATCACGTTGCATCCTGCCTGGGAAAATGGATTTTGGGCCACACCAGTCAGGCTCATCTGCACCCTAAGTGGCTTTTTTCCAGACAAATGGGATGTAGAGTGGAAAAAGGACAATCGAGCTCTGAGTATTGGTGAAACCAAACAGAAGCTGCGGACTATGGTGGGAGTGGAGGAAACCTACAGTCTGAGCAGTGAGATTAAGCCAAACATTGGAGAGTGGGAGAAAGGTTCAGATTTTACATGCAGCTCCAAACTAAACACTGCTTTAACAAAAACGATAAATATTTGTAACG TCCATTCCGCATCTCCTCCTTCTATTCATGTGGAGACTCCCAGCTTCAAAACAGTAATGATGGCAACATCTGAGGTGACAGCAACATGTTCAGTCCAAAGTGATTTTGATGCCAAGGTAACCTGGCTGATGGATGGGAGAGCTGCACAAagtaacacagtgacacagaacagaaacatGACTATTATAATCAGTACACTGAGAGTTTCCTCAAGTCAGTGGAAAGGACTGAATCGTgtaacatgcagagcagagcatAAGTGCTTTTCAACCACTGAGAAAAATGTAGATGTTGCag GACCTGCAGTTACAGCTCCATCAGTGGAGATCAGGAGATCTCTCCCAGATTTGCTGAAGGGAAACAGTGTTGTGCTCGTCTGTGATGTTACACAACTCTCCTCCAGTGACCTCTACATCACCTTTCAGGCCAACAATGCTGACATCTCTGAAAAACTGTATGTTGACCTCCCTGAATCCCCAGGCCCTCATTCAGTCAGTAGAACATTCTCTGTACCTTCAAATCACTGGAAGAAAGGCACAAGTTTCACCTGCACAGTGAATCAAGGCTTCTCCAGAAACTTCAAATCACAATCCACTGGCAATATTTTTG TGGACCCATCAGTGGAGCTTCTTGTTGTCCCCAGTGAAGAGTCAGGACCACAGAAACTCTCATGCTCTGGTTCAGGCATCAACCCTCAAATTCAGTGGTTTTCTAAGACTCAGCAAAGATCTTCATCAACTAACGACATCAGTGTGGGTGCAGATGGACGTGTGACAGTAACCAGTCAACTTCATGTCCCTCAAGCAGAGTGGAAAACAGGGAAGGTCTTCACATGTGAAGTGTCTGAGAGGTCTTTGAGTCCAAAagtcaggaaggacatcagTTTCTGTTCAT TCCATTCAGCATCTCCTCCTTCCATTCATGTGGAGACTCCCAGCTTCAAAACAGTAATGATGGCAACATCTGTGGTGACAGCAACATGTTCAGTCCAAAGTGATTTTGATGCCAAGGTAACCTGGCTGATGGATGGGAGAGCTGCACAAagtaacacagtgacacaggacaGAAACATGACTCATATCATCAGTACACTGAGAGTTTCCTCAAGTCAGTGGAAAGGACTGAATCGTgtaacatgcagagcagagcatAAGTGCTTTTCAGTCAGtgagaaaactgtaaatgttgcag GACCTGCAGTTACAGCTCCATCAGTGGAGATCAGGAGATCTCTCCCAGATTTGCTGAAGGGAAACAGTGTTGTGCTCGTCTGTGATGTTACACAACTCTCCTCCAGTGACCTCTACATCACCTTTCAGGCCAACAATGCTGACATCTCTGAAAAACTGTATGTTGACCTCCCTGAATCCCCAGGCCCTCATTCAGTCAGTAGAACATTCTCTGTACCTTCAAATCACTGGAAGAAAGGCACAAGTTTCACCTGCACAGTGAATCAAGGCTTCTCCAGAAACTTCAAATCACAATCCACTGGCAATATTTTTG TGGACCCATCAGTGGAGCTTCTTGTTGTCCCCAGTGAAGAGTCAGGACCACAGAAACTCTCATGCTCTGGTTCAGGCTTCAACCCTCAAATTCAGTGGTTTTTTGAGACTCAGCAAAGATCTTCATCAACTCACGACATCAGTGTGGCTGCAGATGGACGTGTGACAGTAACCAGTCAACTTCATGTCCCTCAAGCAGAGTGGAAAACAGAGAAGGTCTTCACATGTGAAGTGTCTGACAGGTCTCTGAGTACAAAGGTTAGAAAGGACATCAGCCTCTTTTCag CATCAATGTCTTGTGACGCAAAGAAGCGGGAAGACCACATGC CCTCTATTAGAGTGACCCTAAACCGTCCAAGTCCTAAAGAAATGTTCAACAACAAACAGGCAGTGCTGGAGTGTGTCATCACTGGACAGAACAAGACTATTGTTAATGAAGCTGAAATCAAATGGCAAATTGATGGGAAAAATGTGATTGGCACTAGTGAACCAACAAAACCTGATGGCAAAGAGCACAGCAAAAGCAGCACGTTGACTCGAAGTCCCACTGAGTGGGCGAAAGTCAATAAAGTCAGCTGTTCTGCTGTTAGAGAAGATATGACACCAGTTATCCGAGAGCTGACTGTCAACAAAGGAG ATGGGAGTGAGCCAAAAGTGATAGTCCTCCCACAGGAGAACATGAACAACCCATCTGAGATCACTCTGATGTGCCTGGTCTCCAGTCCTGTGCTGCAGGATTATTACATCACCTGGTCAGAAGATGAAGGACATAGCAATCGAAACTATGTTGATGGCATCAACTTCCCCCCACAGAAAACCCAAAGTCTATACTTAGTTACAAGTGTTTACACAACCACCAAGCAAAAATGGGACAATATAACAATGTTCAATTGCAACATCTGGCCTGCTGGCAGGAATGAGGCCATGGAACCACATGGAGTGTCTAAAGGCCAGGATTGCTCATGTGAATGTGACAAGTAA